The Pseudomonadota bacterium genome has a window encoding:
- the tagH gene encoding type VI secretion system-associated FHA domain protein TagH, with the protein MSAQGAARQHRQVTLTVVSSNKDLLGANSAWTFGVKGGSIGRARSNAWHLPDPLRYVSSVHAEVQWQDGEFYLADLSTNGVFFSGAEAPIGKGQRTRLRNGDRLQIGEYEIEVGLDSAAGVFDELDDLLGSASDSDRLEKSLSDPPTSNSSFTPSVSATPDDQIIPVDPLAAMGGQLAPAGHADRPASSDQAADSDLSQWLGDEQPPAAESDGVSARNASADALNVPFSPPGLIPEDWDATGDHAPLPNEIPHGAEESLRENSPVPAVEPTVASESPQPTSSDDKAVRALLAGLGLDELDLTEAQKVEFCYTVGQAVRETVTGLIDGLRIRNQARADFRMSVTQVDREGNNPLKFSVSADEAMRKMFGERHPGYLPPIDALKQALSDLNGHQDAFVVGMRAALDAVAQEMNPAALESRFKSRSGGGVLSVAWKGRYWDWLMEHYRMFSDDDGRAYRQLYEEHFIDAYERRIEQTRQGG; encoded by the coding sequence ATGAGTGCGCAGGGGGCCGCTAGGCAGCATAGGCAGGTCACGCTCACCGTCGTCAGCTCCAACAAAGATCTATTGGGCGCCAATTCTGCCTGGACATTCGGTGTCAAGGGTGGGTCGATCGGACGTGCCCGATCGAATGCGTGGCATTTGCCCGATCCGCTGCGTTACGTATCCAGCGTTCACGCCGAAGTGCAATGGCAGGATGGTGAATTTTACCTCGCCGACCTCAGCACCAACGGTGTTTTCTTTAGCGGCGCTGAAGCCCCTATCGGCAAAGGACAGCGTACGCGCTTGAGGAACGGTGATCGGCTCCAGATCGGCGAGTACGAAATCGAAGTCGGACTGGATTCCGCTGCGGGCGTGTTTGACGAACTCGACGATTTGCTCGGGTCTGCTTCGGATTCAGACCGCCTTGAAAAGTCGCTTTCCGATCCGCCGACCAGCAATTCATCTTTCACACCGTCGGTATCGGCAACGCCCGACGATCAAATTATTCCCGTCGATCCTTTGGCAGCAATGGGCGGGCAACTTGCCCCTGCTGGCCATGCTGACCGGCCGGCATCTTCCGACCAGGCCGCCGACTCGGATTTGTCGCAGTGGCTAGGCGACGAGCAGCCACCGGCCGCGGAGTCCGATGGTGTGTCCGCGCGCAACGCCTCGGCCGATGCCCTGAACGTCCCATTTTCGCCGCCCGGGCTGATCCCTGAAGACTGGGACGCCACCGGGGATCATGCGCCTTTGCCGAATGAGATTCCCCATGGGGCGGAGGAAAGCTTACGTGAAAATTCTCCGGTACCGGCTGTGGAGCCGACCGTTGCCTCTGAATCTCCCCAGCCGACCTCATCCGATGACAAAGCGGTGCGTGCACTGTTGGCGGGACTCGGACTCGACGAGCTGGATCTCACCGAAGCCCAGAAGGTGGAGTTTTGCTATACCGTCGGGCAGGCTGTCCGAGAGACGGTGACCGGTTTGATCGACGGACTGAGAATCCGCAATCAGGCCCGTGCGGACTTCAGAATGTCTGTCACGCAAGTCGATCGGGAGGGCAACAATCCACTGAAGTTTTCGGTTTCCGCCGATGAGGCGATGCGGAAGATGTTCGGTGAACGTCATCCCGGTTATTTGCCGCCCATTGACGCGCTGAAACAAGCACTCAGTGACCTCAATGGGCATCAGGATGCATTTGTCGTCGGGATGCGGGCGGCGCTGGACGCGGTAGCCCAGGAAATGAATCCGGCTGCTTTGGAGTCCCGTTTCAAAAGTCGTTCAGGCGGCGGCGTGCTGTCGGTGGCCTGGAAAGGCCGTTACTGGGATTGGTTGATGGAGCATTATCGAATGTTCAGTGACGATGACGGGCGGGCGTATCGTCAGTTATACGAAGAGCATTTTATCGACGCGTATG